A genomic window from Labrus bergylta chromosome 7, fLabBer1.1, whole genome shotgun sequence includes:
- the LOC136179727 gene encoding macrophage mannose receptor 1-like, with translation MNTLKSMADHGRMWNLLWPSRAWIGLYDDVDSWRWSLSDPDFYGLGETEFRRWANLKPNSGKLCAAMNTYGKWNDESCSKQFKPVCSNVTGTNVTFVLISTSLTWTDAQGYCREFYTDLASVRNMEENQKIKRLIPFLQSAWLGLSRESWKWSDGSDLTFPYWNWGEPNRFLSEESCVAANFKAGGRWEDWPCHWERSYICYTSGITQQVFRLSVQKKNPSLDLNDSATLDDILEQVKQKLKDKGLPENIQLSWRKQPDGNVFQKDKMEKEKTNEKEDEPLCKGTLFS, from the exons ATGAACACCCTGAAGAGCATGGCAGATCATGGGAGGATGTGGAACCTTTTATGGCCATCT CGAGCCTGGATAGGTCTGTACGACGACGTGGACAGCTGGAGGTGGTCACTTTCAGACCCAGATTTCTACGGACTCGGAGAGACCGAGTTCAGAAGGTGGGCTAATTTAAAACCAAACAGTGGAAAACTGTGCGCAGCCATGAATACGTATGGCAAATGGAATGATGAAAGCTGTTCAAAACAATTCAAGCCAGTCTGCAGTAATGTCACAG GGACTAATGTGACATTTGTCCTCATCTCCACCTCGCTGACATGGACTGATGCCCAGGGCTACTGCAGAGAATTCTACACCGACCTGGCCAGTGTGAGAAACATGGAAGAGAACCAGAAGATAAAGCGTCTGATACCTTTTCTACAGAGTGCCTGGCTCGGCCTTTCCAGAGAGTCCTGGAAGTGGTCGGACGGGAGTGACTTAACATTTCCTTACTGGAACTGGGGAGAACCTAATAGGTTTTTGTCAGAGGAGTCTTGTGTTGCAGCAAACTTTAAAGCAGGCGGGAGATGGGAGGACTGGCCCTGTCACTGGGAGAGATCATACATCTGTTACACTTCGG ggatAACACAACAAGTGTTCAGACTGagtgtgcagaagaagaaccCCTCTCTGGATCTAAACGACTCTGCTACCTTGGACGACATCTTAGAGCAG GTCAAACAGAAGCTGAAGGACAAGGGGCTGCCTGAAAACATACAATTGAGCTGGAGGAAGCAGCCTGATGGGAATGTCTTCCAAAAGGACAAGATGGAAAAGGAGAAGACCAACGAGAAGGAGGATGAGCCTCTATGTAAGGGTACTTTGTTTTCTTGA
- the hmg20a gene encoding high mobility group protein 20A — MDEQTGSPAANTDNNGQRNGDEKPRRGSWTKGRKRKKPMKDSNAPKAPLTGYVRFMNDRREQLRAERPDVPFPEITRMLGNEWSKLPPDEKQRYLDEAEKDKERYMRELEKYQKTEAYKHFTRKVQEKQKGKRHRGDVGHQVANEALHEKDAEGKDRTVFDIPIFTEEFLNHSKAREAEMRQLRKTNMEYEERNAALQKHVESMRGAVDRLEGDVMQERGRNGLLHQHLETLRQALASSFSSVPLPGSGETPSLDTIDSYMKKLHSIIVSSPQDNENLINTVRDVVNRLDR, encoded by the exons ATGGATGAGCAGACTGGCTCTCCTGCAGCAAACACTGACAACAACGGCCAGAGGAACGGAGATGAG AAGCCCCGACGTGGTAGCTGGACcaaggggaggaagaggaagaagccGATGAAGGACAGCAACGCACCCAAAGCCCCGCTTACAGGCTACGTTCGCTTCATGAACGACAGACGGGAGCAGCTACGCGCAGAGCGTCCAGACGTGCCCTTCCCGGAGATTACCAGGATGCTGGGCAACGAGTGGAGCAAGCTGCCCCCCGACGAGAAGCAG CGATATTTGGACGAGGCAGAGAAAGATAAGGAGCGCTACATGCGGGAGCTGGAGAAGTACCAGAAGACGGAGGCCTACAAACACTTCACCAGGAAGGTCCAGGAGAAGCAGAAGGGCAAGCGGCACAGAGGAG ATGTTGGGCACCAGGTAGCAAACGAGGCTCTGCACGAG AAAGATGCAGAAGGGAAGGACAGAACTGTGTTTGACATACCAATCTTCACCGAGGAGTTTCTCAACCACAGCAAAG CACGTGAGGCTGAGATGAGGCAGCTGCGTAAGACCAACATGGAGTACGAGGAGCGGAACGCAGCGCTGCAGAAACACGTGGAGAGCATGCGCGGGGCGGTGGATAGGCTGGAGGGGGACGTGATGCAAGAGAGGGGACGCAACGGACTCCTCCATCAGCACCTGGAGACCCTGCGCCAGGCGCTCGCCTCCAGCTTCTCCTCCGTACCCCTGCCAG GTAGTGGAGAGACGCCCTCACTTGACACCATCGACTCCTACATGAAGAAGCTCCACAGCATCATTGTCAGCAGCCCCCAGGACAACGAGAATCTCATCAACACTGTGAGGGACGTGGTCAACCGTTTGGACAG ATAA